From a region of the Methanolobus tindarius DSM 2278 genome:
- the iorA gene encoding indolepyruvate ferredoxin oxidoreductase subunit alpha, whose amino-acid sequence MTLTGKRILMGNEAIAFGAMKAGLQIASGYPGTPSSEVMETIISHAKKYGIYAEWATNEKVALETAVGAAYSGANTIVTMKQVGLNVASDPLMSLSYIGIKGSLVILVSDDPGPHSSQTEQDTRAFGHFSNIPVLDPSTPQEAYDMTKLAFKLSHELETPVILRTTTRVSHGCEDVLIEDIDPVTRDIEGFVKDTRWTIFPKLTAQRHPLLEELQVKMSDHFSEYFNDNTFNSITKGSSRIGIAASGVSALYAKEAIKEHSDVFSFFKSGTAYPFPEKAALKFMKGLNDLIVVEELDPYMEEQFLQIAGKYHLNINIHGKKNGSFPVSGEYDVDVVTDSINRALENIGSEDAESAAASIRLSHSVAAVKPEDIPALPIRAPTLCAGCMHRTVFYAFKKTAAKLKKQVGIDSVFSGDIGCYTLGNALPLNMVDTCLCMGAGISVAAGLSHTPEFMQGEKAKQVAFIGDSTFFHSGIAAVVSAVYNNADITIAVLDNRTTAMTGHQPHPGIGLTAMGSPAQMIDIAEVLKSCGVGMVKTIETDDLDKCMDIAAEAMEFEGPSAVVFKGKCVAICKATGQYVVDEEKCTNCKLCINQLGCPAIFSISSGIPVIQDTCSGCGLCAQICPSGAIVLKEA is encoded by the coding sequence ATGACATTGACCGGTAAACGTATACTAATGGGCAACGAAGCCATTGCTTTTGGAGCCATGAAAGCTGGCCTCCAGATTGCAAGCGGTTATCCTGGCACACCATCCAGTGAGGTCATGGAAACAATTATTTCACATGCAAAAAAGTACGGCATTTATGCCGAGTGGGCAACCAATGAGAAAGTAGCGCTTGAAACTGCAGTCGGTGCTGCATATTCCGGTGCCAACACTATTGTAACAATGAAACAGGTCGGTCTGAATGTAGCTTCCGACCCTCTCATGAGTCTTTCCTACATAGGCATCAAAGGTTCACTTGTAATTCTTGTTTCCGATGACCCGGGACCACATTCATCCCAGACAGAGCAGGACACAAGAGCATTCGGTCACTTTTCCAACATTCCTGTTCTTGATCCATCAACCCCACAGGAAGCCTATGACATGACAAAACTGGCCTTTAAGCTTTCACATGAGCTTGAAACTCCGGTAATTTTAAGAACTACAACAAGGGTTTCCCACGGCTGTGAGGATGTTCTCATTGAGGATATTGATCCGGTAACAAGGGACATTGAAGGTTTTGTAAAGGATACACGATGGACCATATTCCCCAAACTGACAGCCCAGCGCCATCCTCTTCTGGAAGAACTTCAGGTAAAAATGTCTGACCACTTTTCAGAGTACTTTAACGATAATACATTCAACTCGATCACAAAAGGAAGCAGCAGGATAGGAATTGCAGCTTCTGGTGTTTCCGCTCTTTATGCAAAGGAAGCAATAAAAGAGCATTCTGATGTTTTCTCCTTTTTTAAATCAGGTACAGCTTATCCTTTTCCTGAAAAAGCAGCCCTGAAATTCATGAAAGGTTTAAACGACCTGATAGTTGTTGAGGAACTTGACCCTTATATGGAAGAACAGTTTCTGCAGATAGCAGGAAAATATCATCTTAATATCAATATCCACGGAAAGAAGAACGGCTCTTTCCCTGTAAGCGGCGAGTATGATGTTGATGTTGTTACAGACAGCATTAATCGTGCACTTGAAAATATAGGTTCTGAAGATGCTGAAAGTGCTGCTGCGAGCATCAGGCTTTCTCATTCTGTAGCAGCTGTAAAACCAGAGGATATTCCAGCTCTTCCTATCCGTGCTCCTACATTATGTGCAGGTTGCATGCACCGCACAGTATTTTACGCTTTTAAGAAAACCGCTGCTAAACTGAAAAAACAGGTGGGTATTGATTCAGTATTTTCCGGTGACATCGGATGTTACACACTTGGAAATGCACTTCCTCTTAATATGGTGGACACCTGCCTCTGTATGGGTGCAGGTATAAGTGTGGCAGCAGGTCTTTCCCATACTCCTGAATTCATGCAGGGTGAGAAAGCAAAACAGGTTGCATTCATAGGTGATTCCACATTCTTCCACTCCGGTATCGCTGCTGTTGTAAGTGCTGTCTATAACAATGCTGATATTACAATTGCAGTTCTTGACAATCGAACAACTGCCATGACAGGACACCAGCCCCATCCCGGTATAGGTTTAACGGCCATGGGCTCACCTGCACAGATGATTGATATTGCAGAAGTTCTCAAAAGCTGCGGGGTAGGGATGGTCAAAACAATTGAAACTGATGACCTCGATAAGTGTATGGATATAGCCGCCGAGGCGATGGAATTCGAAGGTCCGTCTGCTGTGGTGTTCAAAGGTAAATGCGTTGCAATTTGCAAAGCAACAGGACAGTATGTTGTTGATGAGGAAAAATGTACCAACTGTAAGTTGTGCATAAACCAGCTTGGTTGTCCTGCAATATTCTCAATATCCTCAGGCATACCGGTAATACAGGACACATGCAGTGGCTGTGGTCTGTGTGCACAGATTTGTCCGTCTGGTGCAATTGTATTGAAGGAGGCCTGA
- the cysN gene encoding sulfate adenylyltransferase subunit CysN, with translation MSSESLIEQSQNIDLLRFATAGSVDDGKSTLIGRLLHDSKSIFEDQLHTIKTFSRTHRNQEIDYSLVTDGLKSEREQGITIDVAYRFFSTPKRRFIIADTPGHEQYTRNMATGASNASLALILIDARNGVVTQTKRHSFISSLLGIRNFVIAVNKMDLVDYSEEVFENIVNEFNAFADKLSDESVYYIPISALEGDNVIERSENMPWYKGSTLLDYLENVNVSCGRNLNDFRFPVQYVNWGGGDDFRGYCGTIASGVVHKGDKIRVLPSGKTSTVSRIVTYDGDLDYAFSPMAVTLCLEDDIDISRSDMIAKVDDLPAIAGSFEANIVWMDNTPMEIGKDYLIKHTTSMVKGNFEEVIHEFDPDDISMKSSQSLGLNSIGKVKVELKSPVFADIYSENRATGSFIVIDPHTNQTAAAGMVTKYKQVSPDKGCKSVKARVISYPADKKEEAKAKYDRLSMHGTHCIYVDDDLLKETLCKGKPVDVGQYSEMIENLCKIVTKSGVSVVICSDHFKS, from the coding sequence TTGAGTTCCGAATCTCTCATCGAGCAGAGTCAGAACATCGATCTTCTGCGCTTTGCTACTGCAGGTAGTGTCGATGATGGTAAATCCACTCTCATTGGCAGATTATTACATGATTCAAAATCAATATTCGAGGACCAGTTACACACTATTAAGACTTTCTCAAGAACCCACAGGAATCAGGAAATAGATTATTCACTGGTCACCGATGGTCTGAAGTCGGAAAGAGAGCAGGGAATTACTATAGATGTTGCTTACAGGTTCTTTTCCACTCCAAAGAGACGTTTCATTATAGCTGACACTCCGGGTCATGAGCAGTATACAAGGAACATGGCTACAGGTGCATCCAATGCATCCCTTGCCCTGATTCTCATTGATGCAAGGAACGGAGTTGTTACACAGACTAAAAGGCACTCATTTATCTCATCCCTGCTGGGTATCCGTAATTTTGTAATTGCTGTCAACAAGATGGATCTGGTAGACTATTCGGAAGAAGTGTTTGAGAATATTGTGAATGAATTCAATGCATTTGCCGATAAATTATCTGATGAATCTGTTTATTATATTCCAATAAGCGCGCTTGAGGGCGATAATGTCATTGAACGAAGCGAGAATATGCCCTGGTATAAGGGTTCCACATTGCTTGATTATCTGGAGAATGTGAATGTCTCCTGTGGACGTAACCTGAACGATTTCAGGTTCCCTGTCCAGTATGTGAACTGGGGAGGAGGCGATGATTTCAGAGGATATTGCGGTACAATAGCTTCAGGTGTGGTTCACAAGGGCGATAAAATAAGGGTTCTTCCATCCGGTAAGACAAGTACGGTTTCAAGGATTGTCACGTATGATGGAGACCTCGATTATGCCTTCTCTCCTATGGCAGTGACTCTTTGTCTAGAAGATGACATCGATATAAGCCGCAGTGATATGATCGCAAAAGTGGACGACCTACCAGCCATTGCAGGCAGTTTTGAGGCAAATATTGTCTGGATGGATAACACTCCCATGGAGATTGGTAAGGACTATCTTATCAAGCATACAACCAGCATGGTAAAAGGCAATTTCGAAGAAGTTATCCACGAGTTCGACCCGGATGATATCAGTATGAAGTCATCGCAATCCCTGGGACTTAACAGCATCGGTAAGGTTAAGGTTGAATTGAAGAGTCCGGTGTTTGCAGATATCTATTCAGAGAACAGGGCTACGGGTTCGTTCATAGTAATTGACCCGCATACGAATCAAACTGCTGCAGCGGGTATGGTAACAAAATACAAGCAGGTATCACCTGATAAAGGATGCAAGTCTGTAAAGGCAAGGGTAATTTCATATCCTGCTGATAAAAAAGAAGAGGCAAAGGCTAAGTATGACCGTCTTTCCATGCATGGTACACATTGCATCTATGTGGATGACGATCTACTGAAGGAAACTCTCTGTAAGGGAAAACCAGTTGATGTAGGGCAGTATTCTGAAATGATAGAGAACCTGTGTAAGATTGTTACAAAATCAGGTGTATCTGTTGTAATATGCTCGGACCACTTTAAAAGTTAA
- the cysD gene encoding sulfate adenylyltransferase subunit CysD, with protein sequence MITTEESYHLSNLKTLEAESIGIIREVAAEFDNPVMLYSVGKDSSVMTHLAIKAFYPKKVPFPLLHIDTGYKFPEMYEFRDEYTRKNGLELRVHRNEGALERGVNPLSVGTVKCCAELKTKALLDALKEGGYDAAFGGARRDEEKSRAKERIYSFRDKHGQWNPKNQKPELWNLFNSKIDQGESIRVFPLSNWTELDIWTYIYHEKIDIVPLYFAKERPVIEKNGQLIPVYTDEYEDEVRDVMCRFRTLGCHYCTGAVRSEADTLERIIEEMMVARHSERITRVIDHDQDSSMEQKKREGYF encoded by the coding sequence ATGATAACTACGGAAGAATCATACCATCTTTCAAATCTGAAAACACTTGAAGCTGAAAGTATTGGTATCATCAGGGAAGTAGCTGCGGAATTCGATAACCCTGTGATGCTGTATTCCGTGGGAAAGGATTCATCGGTAATGACCCATCTTGCCATCAAAGCTTTTTACCCGAAAAAAGTACCTTTTCCGTTGTTGCATATCGATACCGGATACAAGTTTCCTGAAATGTATGAGTTCAGGGACGAATATACAAGGAAAAATGGTCTTGAACTGAGAGTTCACAGGAACGAGGGAGCCCTTGAAAGAGGAGTGAATCCCCTATCAGTTGGAACTGTTAAGTGTTGTGCCGAGCTTAAGACAAAAGCTCTTCTTGATGCATTAAAAGAAGGCGGCTATGATGCTGCATTCGGAGGTGCAAGAAGGGATGAGGAGAAATCAAGGGCAAAGGAGAGGATATATTCTTTCCGTGACAAACATGGTCAGTGGAATCCGAAAAACCAGAAGCCTGAACTCTGGAATCTCTTCAATTCAAAGATAGACCAGGGAGAATCCATAAGGGTGTTCCCACTTTCTAACTGGACAGAGCTTGATATCTGGACCTATATTTATCATGAGAAGATCGATATTGTTCCCCTCTATTTTGCGAAGGAAAGACCTGTTATCGAAAAGAACGGTCAGTTGATTCCAGTTTATACGGACGAGTATGAGGACGAGGTCAGGGATGTTATGTGTCGCTTCAGGACGCTTGGATGCCATTATTGTACAGGCGCAGTGAGATCAGAGGCTGACACTCTGGAGAGGATCATTGAGGAGATGATGGTTGCACGTCACTCCGAACGTATTACAAGGGTGATTGATCACGATCAGGATAGCTCCATGGAGCAAAAGAAGAGGGAGGGATACTTTTGA
- a CDS encoding phosphoadenylyl-sulfate reductase has protein sequence MPEKTELEKLADEYKDSSPQEILDYALNMFGKDITIAFSGAEDVVLIDMATKIMPDVSVFSLDTGRLHPETYRFFDVVREHYNLQLEIFFANREKTEELVLKKGMFSFYKDGHAECCSVRKVDPLRRSLSTRAAWITGQRKDQSPNTRSTIPVVELDPAFGDGNLIKFNPLANWSSKQVWDYIRENNVPYNELHEKGYVSIGCEPCTRPVLPGQHEREGRWWWEEATKKECGLHSGNIKPQN, from the coding sequence ATGCCCGAAAAAACAGAACTAGAGAAGCTGGCTGATGAGTATAAAGACAGTTCTCCGCAGGAGATACTCGATTATGCCCTAAACATGTTTGGCAAGGATATTACCATTGCATTCAGTGGCGCCGAGGATGTTGTGCTCATCGACATGGCCACAAAGATAATGCCTGATGTGAGTGTCTTCTCCCTGGATACAGGTCGTCTGCATCCAGAAACGTATCGATTTTTCGATGTTGTAAGAGAACACTATAACCTCCAGCTTGAGATTTTCTTCGCTAATCGGGAGAAGACCGAGGAACTTGTCCTGAAAAAAGGTATGTTCTCATTCTACAAAGACGGACATGCTGAGTGTTGTTCTGTCAGAAAGGTGGATCCTCTCAGGCGTTCACTAAGCACAAGGGCTGCATGGATTACAGGCCAGCGTAAGGATCAGAGTCCTAACACACGTTCAACTATTCCTGTGGTAGAGTTAGATCCTGCGTTTGGGGATGGCAATCTCATAAAGTTCAATCCTCTGGCAAACTGGAGCTCAAAACAGGTATGGGACTATATCAGAGAGAACAATGTCCCTTATAATGAGCTTCATGAGAAAGGTTATGTCAGTATCGGCTGTGAACCATGTACAAGACCTGTCCTGCCGGGACAGCATGAGCGTGAAGGACGCTGGTGGTGGGAAGAGGCTACAAAGAAAGAATGTGGTCTGCATTCAGGAAACATAAAGCCTCAAAATTGA
- a CDS encoding sodium:solute symporter family protein: MINHILLVLYVIGILLLSIKLKQGTFSGFVISDRNITHPAVIGIAYMAAYFSAASFLGGGGYGLVAGLPWVIWAVFFHVAFACIAFLVAPKIWAASQQYDAKTVPQLLERRYNSQKGKVLLAAIMLLMYTVYLVAIFKGCANLFQGLLGVTYVQGLIIAVIIVALYYVIGGLPAILWISFLQGLIMLVGAVFLYGGLLSSGGGADIWNAIPADILNMGGAMVPWQKTFGTAFAISLGLLALPDLLIMLFSAKDKRVVRFAGIYGPISITIYALCIFSLGILAYGAFSQEQLAPYIANPDGLVPFLATSLLPAGFDSIVLLAAISAAMSTMSAIVLVTTTSLTSDILKYFKPETTDDKILKITRIVGVIIIIVSAFFAIDVPQLIVPLVSVSMGVIACCVFVPLFFGLYWKRGTSTGFIASLIASFGSIVLWQLFGNPLIHPVFIGLICGTVAYLGGSLASPAQAAGTDN; the protein is encoded by the coding sequence ATGATTAACCATATACTTCTTGTTCTGTATGTTATCGGAATTCTGCTGTTGTCAATTAAACTCAAACAGGGAACATTTTCAGGATTCGTGATATCTGACCGTAATATCACACACCCTGCTGTTATCGGTATAGCATACATGGCAGCATATTTCAGTGCAGCCTCATTCCTTGGAGGCGGCGGATACGGACTTGTTGCCGGACTTCCCTGGGTAATCTGGGCAGTATTTTTCCACGTTGCATTTGCATGCATTGCCTTCCTTGTTGCACCTAAAATATGGGCAGCTTCACAGCAGTACGATGCAAAGACAGTTCCACAACTTCTGGAACGCCGCTACAATTCACAGAAAGGAAAGGTGCTTCTTGCAGCAATAATGCTTTTGATGTACACCGTTTATCTGGTTGCAATCTTCAAGGGATGTGCAAATCTTTTCCAGGGACTTCTCGGAGTAACTTATGTTCAGGGACTAATAATAGCTGTCATAATTGTCGCCCTCTATTATGTGATCGGTGGACTGCCAGCCATTCTATGGATCAGTTTCCTTCAGGGACTTATCATGCTTGTTGGTGCCGTATTCCTGTACGGAGGACTTCTTTCAAGTGGCGGTGGTGCTGATATTTGGAATGCTATCCCGGCAGACATACTGAACATGGGTGGAGCTATGGTTCCATGGCAGAAAACGTTTGGAACTGCCTTTGCAATAAGTCTCGGACTGCTGGCACTTCCTGATCTGCTTATCATGCTGTTCTCAGCAAAGGACAAGAGGGTTGTACGTTTTGCAGGAATCTACGGACCTATTTCCATCACAATTTATGCACTCTGCATTTTCTCACTGGGAATTCTGGCATACGGAGCTTTCAGTCAGGAACAGCTTGCACCTTACATAGCTAACCCTGACGGACTGGTGCCATTCCTTGCAACATCACTTCTCCCTGCAGGATTTGACAGTATTGTGCTGCTTGCAGCTATTTCAGCCGCAATGTCCACAATGAGTGCAATTGTACTTGTTACAACAACATCCCTTACTTCAGACATACTGAAGTATTTCAAACCTGAAACAACAGATGATAAGATTCTCAAGATTACAAGGATTGTCGGAGTTATAATCATCATTGTCTCGGCTTTCTTTGCAATTGACGTACCACAGCTTATCGTGCCGCTGGTGTCCGTAAGCATGGGAGTTATTGCATGCTGTGTTTTCGTACCACTATTCTTTGGACTATACTGGAAACGCGGTACATCAACTGGATTCATTGCAAGCCTCATTGCAAGTTTCGGCTCAATTGTCCTGTGGCAGCTCTTTGGTAACCCGCTTATTCACCCGGTTTTCATTGGCCTGATATGCGGAACCGTAGCTTATCTTGGCGGCAGTCTTGCAAGTCCTGCACAGGCAGCCGGAACAGACAATTAA
- a CDS encoding PGF-pre-PGF domain-containing protein, with protein sequence MATLAPAMATGPSYSGLSNVNIPEQTVTIIDSDVTVTNSDGTGFGSGYIEFNLSNSTSYDDLGIQSSGSPTTSGAISVTGSNVYVGTGSSTVQIGTINSTYDGQDGQKLRIDFITESGSVPTNNDFESGDLTGWTTDTSIATVPSTSELLAIMYQTVDGNPDPVGGYDLDNTGDTITQVASIDTNANQGTYALKLSNAGAHSTQAYGYVWGPSAVSSSFTADAGDKILFDWMATNDGDWYVAYALLIDNQNSGSTVLFADQGSTSSWQTEEVTVTQNSNDLQFKFIVGSYDASGGQAVGATMRIDNIRAMLVTDSVVTSLARSITHNYTDGSPSGTVTSGRTLTINAEDADSELSSTTTTLFVYGDAPVFNSGTTFTLSENETNQTMVFYDAQANNSDGGSDDQDITYSITGGDGQSLFDIDSDDGEVRLNSVGVNTLDYEAKTSYSLEIEADDGQAVNGTTTHTITVNVTDVISTLSIGNVNNITCDWGRDFNLNHSILATADPANGVSLNYNVSWIPDGNQGVVDSGDTEWHNQTLSNSTVQEISVLLNGTSTDSSAVNDSDIFTLNITNRDIIITSDPEPSYSVDPGTLVWINASAKGEYNETFVGNAVLTLNGNAIGDPKTVTDGNVSFNTTRSAGGTYNFAVMFYNTSYYYNTSTNRSVLTVNVPEESDSHNRVSTGPSLDPATVSSTDTSVKYVMGGTPVKFDLSGGDDPVMAISFDAKDNEGLIVSKVQVFKERPSDVPAPQGSSYSVMSIDVGASGTISTHNADNIQIRFKVSREWIEENNIDVSTIRMSRYHGEQWNDLPTHQEREEGEYIYFYAETPGFSIFEVVGDEVAETTEQVPASAPSVEELAEEPVEEETPDTPGFTAFAGIVFVSLAFLMRRK encoded by the coding sequence TTGGCAACTCTAGCACCGGCAATGGCAACAGGTCCTTCTTATTCCGGTTTAAGTAATGTCAATATTCCAGAACAGACGGTCACGATTATTGATAGTGATGTTACTGTTACTAATTCAGATGGTACTGGATTTGGAAGCGGTTACATCGAATTCAATCTATCGAATTCAACTTCCTATGATGACCTGGGCATACAAAGTTCAGGCTCTCCAACAACAAGTGGTGCAATCTCTGTAACAGGGAGCAATGTATATGTCGGAACGGGCAGTAGTACTGTTCAGATAGGTACTATTAACTCAACATATGATGGTCAGGATGGTCAAAAACTTAGAATTGACTTTATTACCGAAAGTGGTAGTGTACCAACAAACAATGATTTTGAATCCGGAGATTTGACCGGATGGACCACAGACACATCCATCGCTACAGTTCCAAGTACTTCGGAACTTCTTGCAATAATGTACCAAACAGTGGACGGTAATCCTGATCCGGTTGGTGGTTATGATCTGGATAATACCGGCGATACAATAACCCAGGTAGCATCTATAGATACCAATGCAAATCAAGGAACATATGCCCTGAAGCTTAGCAACGCCGGAGCCCATAGTACACAAGCATATGGTTATGTTTGGGGGCCATCAGCAGTAAGTTCCAGTTTTACGGCTGATGCCGGAGATAAGATATTATTTGACTGGATGGCTACCAATGACGGTGATTGGTATGTGGCTTACGCATTACTCATAGACAACCAAAATAGTGGTAGTACCGTTTTGTTTGCAGACCAGGGTTCAACCAGCAGCTGGCAGACAGAAGAGGTAACTGTAACCCAAAATAGTAATGATTTGCAATTCAAGTTTATTGTTGGTAGTTATGATGCTTCAGGTGGACAGGCTGTTGGAGCTACTATGCGTATTGACAATATTCGTGCAATGCTTGTAACAGATAGTGTTGTTACTTCTCTGGCACGGTCTATCACTCATAATTATACCGACGGCAGTCCTTCAGGAACAGTAACATCTGGAAGAACTCTGACAATAAATGCTGAAGATGCAGACAGTGAGTTATCCTCAACTACAACCACACTTTTCGTTTATGGAGATGCTCCAGTATTCAATTCAGGTACCACCTTCACATTGTCAGAGAATGAGACAAACCAGACAATGGTATTCTATGATGCACAGGCGAATAACTCAGATGGTGGTTCGGATGATCAGGATATCACTTATTCAATCACCGGTGGAGATGGACAGTCTCTGTTTGACATCGATTCTGATGACGGTGAAGTTCGTTTGAACAGTGTTGGTGTGAACACACTGGATTATGAGGCAAAGACCAGTTATTCATTAGAAATTGAGGCTGATGACGGACAGGCTGTAAATGGTACCACAACTCATACAATCACAGTTAATGTTACAGATGTTATCTCCACTTTATCCATTGGAAATGTTAATAATATAACCTGTGACTGGGGCCGGGATTTCAACTTAAATCATTCGATTCTTGCAACAGCAGATCCTGCTAATGGGGTATCTCTGAACTACAATGTTTCATGGATTCCAGACGGCAATCAGGGCGTAGTGGATTCAGGCGACACTGAGTGGCATAATCAGACCCTTTCTAATTCAACTGTTCAGGAAATATCAGTTCTCTTGAATGGAACTTCAACTGATTCTTCTGCAGTTAATGATTCTGATATCTTCACCCTGAATATCACTAACAGGGATATCATAATCACTTCAGACCCTGAGCCTTCATACTCTGTGGATCCGGGAACCCTTGTGTGGATTAATGCCAGTGCAAAAGGTGAGTATAATGAAACATTTGTAGGTAATGCAGTTTTGACACTAAATGGTAATGCTATAGGCGATCCAAAAACTGTTACCGATGGTAATGTGAGTTTTAATACGACACGGTCTGCTGGGGGAACTTATAATTTTGCAGTTATGTTCTATAACACAAGTTATTATTACAACACTTCTACCAACAGGTCTGTTTTAACAGTTAATGTTCCTGAAGAAAGTGATTCACACAATCGTGTTTCAACAGGCCCAAGCCTGGATCCTGCAACAGTAAGTTCAACCGATACATCTGTAAAATATGTAATGGGAGGCACACCTGTAAAATTCGATCTTTCTGGTGGAGACGATCCTGTAATGGCTATAAGCTTTGATGCAAAAGATAATGAAGGTCTTATAGTTTCAAAAGTTCAGGTCTTTAAGGAACGACCATCTGATGTACCTGCACCACAAGGTAGCTCTTATTCTGTCATGAGTATCGACGTTGGTGCCAGTGGGACTATCTCCACACACAATGCTGACAACATCCAGATTCGTTTCAAAGTCAGTCGTGAATGGATAGAGGAGAATAACATTGATGTTTCTACAATACGTATGAGCAGGTATCATGGTGAACAGTGGAATGATCTGCCCACTCATCAGGAAAGAGAAGAAGGTGAGTATATCTATTTCTACGCCGAAACCCCTGGATTCTCAATCTTTGAAGTTGTAGGAGATGAGGTCGCTGAAACCACAGAACAGGTACCTGCATCAGCTCCTTCTGTTGAAGAGCTTGCAGAAGAACCTGTAGAAGAAGAAACGCCGGATACTCCAGGATTCACTGCTTTTGCAGGAATTGTGTTTGTTTCACTTGCGTTCCTGATGAGAAGAAAATAA